In Methanoregula formicica SMSP, the DNA window GAAACAGGTCGCGGGTAAGAGAGTACCGGCAATAGTAATCACGGTCATTCAGCTGCCGCTCGATGGAAATGAACGATCCAAAGCTGGAACAGCACTTGCCACAGGAGTCGCAGGTGAATTTTGCCATACGGTAATCGTTCATAAGACCGCTGTAATGATAAAGACAGATAATCCGGCATAATCCTCCCAATGCTTTTCAACCAGCGTGCAGACATACCACGCAACCAACAAGGGATAGTATCCCGGGAGATGATCGCATGGCCAAAACGAAGGTCCTCTTTATCTGTACTGCGAACGCTGCCCGCTCCCAGATGGCGGAGGGGTTGCTCCGCGCCCGGCATGGTGATCGTTACGAGGCATATAGCGCCGGTACACGCCAGTCAAGGATCAGCACACGGACCATAGCAGTGATGCAGGAGATCGGGATCGATATCTCGCATCACCAGTCAAAAACCCTTGATGCGGTGTCCGGATCTTCCTTTGATGTTGCCGTAACGCTCTGCGACAATGCGCATGCAGTCTGCCCGACCGTACGCAATGCCGCGAGGACACTACACTATGGATTTACCGATCCCCACCTGACACCGGGAACGGAGGACGAGATCCTTGACGGTTACCGGCGGGTCAGGGATGAGATAGCAGCGTGGATCGATGCCACGTTCGGTCCTGAATGATAACAACTTTACCGAAACCTCCCGACACCCAGAACCCGACAACAAGATTGATGAAATGCCATTGCCTTCATTGAAGTAGGACCGGTACTGATGAAACGGACAAAGAAGGCGGACATTTACACGGAATCCCTTGAACTTCACCGGAAGCACAAGGGCAAGATAGAGGTCTATTCGAAAGTCCCGGTGAAGAACCGGAAGGATCTCTCCCTTGCCTATACCCCCGGCGTTGCAGAGGTCTGCCGGGAGATCCACAGGAACAAGGATCTCGCTTACAAGTATACCCTCAAGGCCAACACGATTGCCATCGTGACCGACGGCTCCCGTGTCCTCTCGCTCGGGAATATCGGGGGATACGCGGCGATTCCCGTTATGGAAGGGAAGGCACTCCTCTTCAAGAAGCTTGCCGGTATCGATGCCTTCCCGCTCTGTTTCGAACGCTACCACCTGGAATTTGCCGATGACATCAGGAATATCGCCCCGGTCTTTGGCGGGATCGCGCTGGAGGATATTGCGGCGCCACGGTGCTTCGAGCTCGAGGAGTCATTGCAGGATATCGGTATCCCGGTGATGCACGACGACCAGCACGGTACAGCAGTCGTTGTCCTCGCAGCACTCATCAATGCCTGTAAAGTGACAAACAAGAAGTTCGAGGACTTAAACATCGTTGTCTCCGGGGCCGGGGCGGCAGGATACGCGATCACCCGGATGCTCAAGTGCATCGGTTACAAACCCGGCCTCTGCAGCAGTGTCAACGACATCATTGTCTGCGACAGGAACGGGATCATCCACCGGCGCCGTGATGGCCTGTACGCAAACAAGTATAAGTTCATCATCAGCGAGGAGACCAACAAGACCGGCAGGACGGGATCCCTGGCCGATGCCCTGAGAGAGGCCGATGTCTGTATCGGCGTCTCTGTGCCCGGGATTATCACCCCCTCGATGATCCGTTCCATGAACAAGG includes these proteins:
- a CDS encoding arsenate reductase ArsC, which produces MAKTKVLFICTANAARSQMAEGLLRARHGDRYEAYSAGTRQSRISTRTIAVMQEIGIDISHHQSKTLDAVSGSSFDVAVTLCDNAHAVCPTVRNAARTLHYGFTDPHLTPGTEDEILDGYRRVRDEIAAWIDATFGPE
- a CDS encoding NAD(P)-dependent malic enzyme produces the protein MKRTKKADIYTESLELHRKHKGKIEVYSKVPVKNRKDLSLAYTPGVAEVCREIHRNKDLAYKYTLKANTIAIVTDGSRVLSLGNIGGYAAIPVMEGKALLFKKLAGIDAFPLCFERYHLEFADDIRNIAPVFGGIALEDIAAPRCFELEESLQDIGIPVMHDDQHGTAVVVLAALINACKVTNKKFEDLNIVVSGAGAAGYAITRMLKCIGYKPGLCSSVNDIIVCDRNGIIHRRRDGLYANKYKFIISEETNKTGRTGSLADALREADVCIGVSVPGIITPSMIRSMNKDPIIFALAHPTPEILPGDALQAGAAIVGTGRNDYPNQINYALAFPGIFRGALDARATRISDEMKVAAAHALADFVKRPRHDRILPAILNRRVVSAVAEAVRNAAVESGCARDIG